The Candidatus Eisenbacteria bacterium genome has a segment encoding these proteins:
- a CDS encoding GlsB/YeaQ/YmgE family stress response membrane protein, producing MNILWFIIVGLVVGALAKLIMPGRDGGSILTTILLGIGGALLAGFIGRSMGMYEEGEGAGIIASLVGAILLLAVYRMVRRRSVPA from the coding sequence ATGAACATTCTCTGGTTCATCATCGTAGGATTGGTCGTGGGAGCGCTGGCCAAGCTCATCATGCCTGGTCGCGACGGCGGCAGCATCCTCACGACGATTCTCCTGGGAATCGGCGGAGCCCTCCTGGCCGGATTCATCGGCCGTTCGATGGGCATGTACGAAGAGGGAGAGGGAGCGGGTATCATCGCGTCCCTGGTGGGGGCCATCCTCCTCCTGGCCGTCTATCGGATGGTTCGCCGCAGGAGTGTACCGGCCTGA
- a CDS encoding septal ring lytic transglycosylase RlpA family protein, which yields MTCLRPGRIWIVTLVLVLACLGCASMRPATPLEAARLFTQDPVIEPARAPKPSRGQTGWASFYGPGFHGRTTASGETYDQEDLTAAHPTLEFGSRVRVTNLANGETVVVRVTDRGPYVRGRIIDLSVGAARELRFVERGVTKVRLEPVS from the coding sequence ATGACGTGCCTTCGCCCCGGCCGAATCTGGATTGTGACGCTCGTCCTCGTGCTCGCCTGTCTCGGATGCGCCTCGATGCGTCCCGCGACACCTCTGGAAGCGGCTCGGCTCTTCACGCAAGACCCGGTCATCGAACCCGCGCGAGCGCCGAAACCCTCTCGCGGCCAAACCGGATGGGCCTCGTTCTATGGGCCCGGCTTCCACGGGAGAACGACCGCGAGCGGCGAGACCTACGACCAGGAGGACCTGACCGCGGCCCATCCCACGCTCGAGTTCGGCTCGCGGGTCAGGGTCACGAACCTCGCGAACGGAGAGACGGTCGTGGTGAGGGTCACCGATCGCGGCCCGTACGTTCGCGGAAGAATCATCGATCTGTCGGTGGGAGCGGCGAGGGAGCTGCGCTTCGTGGAGCGCGGGGTGACGAAGGTGCGTCTCGAGCCGGTCTCGTGA